From the Cervus elaphus chromosome 20, mCerEla1.1, whole genome shotgun sequence genome, one window contains:
- the LOC122678360 gene encoding olfactory receptor 6N2 has translation MEPHNQSSLAEFVLLGFPRVGHIRGWLFVLLLLAYLFTICGNMLIFLVIRLDAALHKPMYHFVSILSFLELWYTATTIPKMLANLLSDKKTISFSGCLLQTYFFHSLGASECYLLTAMAYDRYLAICRPLHYPAIMTPMLCAKMAAGCWTCGFLCPISEVILVSQLPFCGYNEIQHIFCDFPPLLSLACKDTSTNVLVDFAINAFIILITFFFIMVSYGRIIGTVLKIKTIAGRKKAFSTCASHLIVVLIFFGSIIFMYVRLKESYSLTLDRTLAVVYSVLTPLVNPIIYSLRNKELIKAIKRTIFRKGERASPTQH, from the coding sequence ATGGAGCCCCACAACCAATCAAGCCTGGCTGAATTTGTGCTCCTTGGTTTCCCCAGGGTGGGACATATCAGGGGCTGGCTTTTTGTCCTGCTGCTGTTGGCATACCTGTTCACTATCTGTGGCAACATGCTCATCTTCTTAGTCATACGGCTGGATGCAGCCCTACACAAACCCATGTACCACTTTgtcagtattctttccttcttgGAGCTGTGGTATACAGCCACCACTATCCCCAAGATGCTAGCTAATCTTCTCAGTGATAAGAAGACCATTTCTTTTTCAGGATGCCTCCTTCAGACTTACTTCTTCCACTCCCTAGGGGCCTCTGAATGCTACCTTCTTACAGCAATGGCCTATGACCGATACCTGGCCATTTGCCGGCCCCTGCACTATCCCGCAATTATGACCCCCATGCTCTGTGCCAAGATGGCTGCTGGTTGTTGGACCTGTGGCTTTCTATGTCCCATATCTGAAGTCATCCTGGTCTCCCAGCTCCCTTTTTGTGGCTACAATGAAATTCAACACATCTTCTGTGACTTTCCACCTCTTCTGAGCCTGGCCTGCAAGGACACATCCACTAATGTCCTGGTGGACTTTGCCATCAATGCCTTCATCATCCTTATCACCTTCTTCTTTATTATGGTGTCTTATGGAAGAATCATTGGGACTGTACTGAAGATAAAAACGATTGCAGGAAGAAAGAAGGCCTTCTCTACATGTGCTTCACATCTTATTGTGGTCCTCATCTTTTTCGGGAGCATCATCTTCATGTATGTGCGGCTAAAGGAGAGCTATTCACTGACCCTTGATCGGACGCTTGCTGTAGTCTACTCTGTACTAACACCACTAGTCAACCCAATTATCTACAGTCTTCGTAACAAGGAACTCATTAAGGCCATTAAGAGAACCATCTTTCGGAAGGGAGAGAGAGCTAGTCCCACCCAACATTGA